Proteins encoded in a region of the Takifugu flavidus isolate HTHZ2018 chromosome 8, ASM371156v2, whole genome shotgun sequence genome:
- the mib2 gene encoding E3 ubiquitin-protein ligase MIB2 isoform X1: MAHRSQAAGCIFTSRLKMISITPDLFPETSLVPSLTSISTSRASGVPQKPRRRSGSSSGESAARSRLLRSASRPGPVRGSMEVGMRVVRGLDWKWGNQDDGEGHVGTVVEIGRQGSTTTPDKTVVVQWDSGTRTNYRTGYQGSYDLLLYDNAQIGVRHSNIICDSCKKHGIMGMRWKCKVCFDYDLCTQCYMNNKHDLSHAFERYETAHSQPVSLAPRQNLPRIILKGIFQGVKVVRGPDWDWGNQDGGEGKVGKVVDIRGWDNESGRSVASVTWSNGTTNVYRMGHKGKVDLKYVSDGQGGFYYKDHLPKLGEHAELQRQESADGHSFQQGDKVKCLLEVDILRQMQEGHGGWNPKMAEYICRIGTVHRITDRGDVRVQYSNNIRWTFHPGALTKVNTFGVGELVRVLEDMESVKRLQAGHGEWTDSMAPVLGQVGKVLKVYADGDLRVAFGAQTWTFNPACLSAQPVEVDANLMTTENPNESGSTVISVLEKLLSQSTEQDNPSRLVIEAAHGSATKVRELVQKYPDKVDIKNQGKTALQVAAHQGHMEVVKALLQANGSIETKDEDGDTALHYTAFGNQAEIARLLLSKGANVNILNNSMCTALHIAVNKGFTDLVRLLTEHSADVNLQDSYGDTPLHDAIAKDFRSIIEILVLVPNIDFTQQNHRGFNLLHHAALKGNKLATEKILARARQLVDVKKEDGFSALHLAALNNHRDVAEILIKEGRCDINIRNNRNQTPLQLAVTQGHTELVQLLVAEGADVNMEDEDGDTAMHVALLRQQLANVMLSPTVGTSSADDGSEGCSSTSLHCRLNTAGLLGNNEISVGAAIACFLAQEGADINYANHKGKSPLDLVADSTTVQLLKNFSEQHRLQRLQAITCGQGLSGASLRRVHTTPNTMTNLVLPTPPGPSECLICSELALLVLFCPCQHSVACEECAHRMKKCIKCQVTITKKIRQDQTEVDCSPSTENSEQHNLLEQLQSRYRQMEERITCPICIDNHIKLVFQCGHASCIECSAALKTCPICRQTIRERIQLFV; encoded by the exons ATGGCACACCGGAGTCAGGCAGCTGGCTGTATTTTCACAAGCAGGCTGAAGATGATAAGCA TCACCCCTGATCTGTTCCCGGAAACGTCCCTGGTGCCGTCGCTGACCTCCATATCCACGTCTCGAGCCAGCGGCGTCCCGCAGAAGCCCCGCAGGCGCAGCGGCAGCAGTAGCGGTGAAAGTGCTGCCAGGTCCCGGCTGTTGCGTTCAGCCTCCAGGCCGGGCCCCGTCAGAGGCAGCATGGAGGTGGGCATGCGCGTGGTCCGCGGCCTGGACTGGAAATGGGGTAACCAGGATGACGGCGAAGGCCACGTGGGCACTGTGGTGGAGATCGGGAGGCAAGGCAGCACAACGACACCAGATAAGACTGTGGTGGTACAGTGGGACAGCGGCACAAGAACCAACTACCGTACCGGCTACCAGGGCTCCTATGACCTGCTGCTTTATGATAATGCTCAGATTG GCGTGCGTCATTCCAATATCATCTGTGACAGCTGTAAAAAGCATGGCATCATGGGAATGCGTTGGAAATGCAAAGTGTGCTTCGACTATGACCTCTGCACCCAGTGTTACATGAACAACAAACATGACCTGAGCCACGCTTTCGAGCGCTACGAGACCGCGCACTCCCAGCC AGTGAGTTTGGCGCCGAGGCAGAATCTCCCACGGATCATCCTCAAAGGGATTTTCCAGGGCGTTAAAGTTGTTCGAGGACCTGACTGGGACTGGGGTAACCAAGACG gaggggaGGGTAAAGTGGGAAAGGTAGTGGACATTCGTGGATGGGACAATGAGTCTGGTCGCAGTGTGGCCAGTGTCACCTGGTCTAACGGCACCACCAATGTTTATCGAATGGGGCACAAGGGCAAAGTTGACCTCAAATACGTGTCTGATGGCCAAGGAGGCTTCTATTACAAAGACCATTTACCAAAGCTAG GAGAGCATGCGGAGCTGCAGCGCCAGGAGAGCGCTGACGGTCACTCCTTCCAGCAGGGTGACAAGGTGAAATGTCTGCTGGAGGTAGACATCCTGCGACAAATGCAGGAGGGACACGGAGGGTGGAATCCCAAAATGGCGGAG TATATTTGCAGGATTGGGACTGTGCATAGAATTACTGACCGAGGAGATGTCAGAGTCCAGTATAGCAACAATATACGTTGGACTTTCCACCCAGGAGCGCTCACTAAG GTGAACACCTTTGGAGTCGGGGAACTTGTACGAGTCCTGGAGGACATGGAAAGCGTGAAGCGGCTGCAGGCTGGTCACGGAGAGTGGACGGACAGTATGGCTCCT GTGCTTGGGCAGGTTGGAAAGGTATTAAAGGTATATGCAGATGGAGACCTGCGTGTGGCATTCGGAGCCCAGACGTGGACGTTTAATCCAGCGTGCCTCTCAGCCCAGCCCGTGGAGGTGGATGCAAACCTGATGACAACCGAAAACCCCAACGAATCTGGAA GTACTGTCATCTcagtgctggagaagctgctgtctCAGTCCACAGAGCAAGACAATCCCAGTCGGCTGGTCATCGAGGCAGCACACGGCAGTGCCACCAAAGTGCGAGAGTTGGTGCAGAAGTATCCCGACAAG GTGGACATAAAGAACCAGGGTAAGACTGCACTGCAGGTTGCAGCACATCAAGGCCACATGGAGGTGGTGAAGGCCCTGCTGCAGGCCAATGGCTCCATCGAAACgaaggatgaagatggagataCAGCATTACACTACACTGCCTTTGG CAACCAGGCAGAGATTGCACGGTTGCTGTTGAGCAAGGGGGCAAATGTTAACATTCTTAACAACTCCATGTGCACCGCGCTCCACATTGCCGTCAATAAAGGCTTCACTGACTTGGTCCGACTGCTGACCGAACATTCGGCTGATGTCAATCTCCAG GATTCATATGGAGACACACCGCTCCACGACGCCATTGCTAAAGATTTCCGCAGCATCATTGAGATCCTGGTCTTGGTGCCCAACATTGACTTcacccagcagaaccacagaGGCTTCAACCTGCTGCATCATGCTGCCCTCAAAGGGAACAAACT GGCCACAGAGAAGATTCTGGCCCGTGCACGGCAGCTAGTGGACGTCAAGAAAGAGGACGGTTTCTCAGCGTTACACCTGGCTGCTCTCAACAACCATCGGGATGTGGCTGAGATCCTCATCAAAGAG GGACGCTGCGACATCAACATCAGGAACAACCGCAACCAGACGCCGCTGCAGCTGGCAGTGACGCAGGGGCACACCGAGTTGGTGCAGTTGCTGGTGGCTGAGGGCGCCGACGTCAAcatggaggatgaggatggagaCACTGCCATGCATGTTGCCCTCCTACGCCAGCAGCTGGCCAATGTTATGCTCAGCCCCACTGTAGGAACCAGCAGCGCCGATGACGGCAGCGAAGGTTGTTCCTCCACGTCGCTGCACTGCAGG CTGAACACTGCAGGTCTTCTGGGGAATAACGAGATCAGCGTCGGCGCCGCCATCGCTTGCTTCCTGGCGCAGGAAGGGGCCGACATCAACTACGCCAACCATAAGGGCAAGAGCCCCCTGGATCTGGTGGCAGACAGCACTACGGTGCAGCTCCTCAAGAACTTCTCTGAGCAGCACAG GTTGCAGCGCCTGCAGGCCATCACATGTGGGCAAGGCCTGAGCGGCGCCAGCCTGCGGAGGGTCCACACCACACCCAACACCATGACCAACCTGGTTCTGCCAACACCGCCGGGACCCAGCGAATGCCTCATCTGCTCCGAGCTGGCTCTGCTGGTCCTCTTCTGTCCCTGCCAGCACAGCGTGGCCTGTGAAG AGTGTGCACATCGAATGAAGAAATGCATCAAATGCCAAGTCACGATCACAAAGAAAATTAGACAAG ACCAAACAGAAGTGGACTGCAGCCCCAGCACGGAGAACTCGGAGCAGCAcaacctgctggagcagctgcagtctcGCTACCGGCAGATGGAGGAGCGAATCACCTGCCCCATCTGCATCGACAACCACATCAAACTGGTCTTCCAGTGCGGCCACGCCTCCTGCATCGAGTGCAGCGCCGCGCTCAAGACCTGCCCCATCTGCCGGCAGACCATCCGCGAGCGGATCCAGCTGTTCGTATGA